The following proteins come from a genomic window of Eubalaena glacialis isolate mEubGla1 chromosome X, mEubGla1.1.hap2.+ XY, whole genome shotgun sequence:
- the USP27X gene encoding ubiquitin carboxyl-terminal hydrolase 27, whose protein sequence is MAAVGMALLCLVPPTAPGAARRLLGQKAGCQTLSPPLALGARGKAATATALPQAGRGTPQVCVAPAPPRPVAARALRAGGGAAASGGGGAEEAETAETAEKAERKVEAEAKVEGKVEAAGKVEAAGKVDATGKVETAGKVDAAGKVETAEGPGRRVELKLEPEPEPEPAREAEQGPKGEPKQEPEDENPARSGGGGGSDEVPLPTLPSDPSRPPDPSPRRSRAPRRRPRPRPQTRLRTPPQPRPRPPPRPRPRRGPGGGCLDVDFAVGPPGCSHVNSFKVGENWRQELRVIYQCFVWCGTPETRKSKAKSCICHVCGTHLNRLHSCLSCVFFGCFTEKHIHEHAETKQHNLAVDLYYGGIYCFMCKDYVYDKDIEQIAKEEQGEALKLQASTSTEVSHQQCSMPGLSEKYPTWETTKPELELLGHNPRRRRITSSFTIGLRGLINLGNTCFMNCIVQALTHTPILRDFFLSDRHRCEMPSPELCLVCEMSSLFRELYSGNPSPHVPYKLLHLVWIHARHLAGYRQQDAHEFLIAALDVLHRHCKGDDAGKAANNPNHCNCIIDQIFTGGLQSDVTCQACHGVSTTIDPCWDISLDLPGSCTSFWPMSPGRESSVNGESHIPGITTLTDCLRRFTRPEHLGSSAKIKCGSCQSYQESTKQLTMNKLPVVACFHFKRFEHSAKQRRKITTYISFPLELDMTPFMASSKESRMNGQLQLPTNSGNDENKYSLFAVVNHQGTLESGHYTSFIRHHKDQWFKCDDAVITKASIKDVLDSEGYLLFYHKQVLEHESEKVKEVNTQAY, encoded by the exons ATGGCAGCAGTAGGCATGGCCTTGTTGTGCCTCGTTCCTCCCACTGCTCCCGGGGCGGCTCGGCGTCTGCTGGGCCAAAAGGCCGGCTGCCAAACCCTCAGCCCACCCTTGGCCTTGGGAGCCCGAGGAAAAG CTGCCACAGCCACCGCGCTCCCTCAGGCCGGGCGGGGGACACCCCAGGTCTGCGTGGCCCCCGCGCCGCCACGCCCAGTGGCCGCCCGAGCCCTGCGAGCAGGGGGAGGAGCCGCCGCCAGTGGAGGCGGAGGAGCAGAGGAGGCGGAGACGGCGGAGACGGCGGAGAAGGCGGAGAGGAAGGTGGAGGCGGAGGCGAAGGTGGAGGGGAAGGTGGAGGCGGCGGGGAAGGTGGAGGCGGCCGGGAAGGTGGACGCCACCGGGAAGGTGGAGACGGCAGGGAAGGTGGACGCTGCCGGGAAGGTGGAGACGGCGGAGGGTCCGGGCCGCCGGGTAGAGCTCAAGCTGGagcccgaacccgaacccgagcCGGCACGGGAGGCGGAGCAGGGGCCGAAGGGGGAGCCGAAGCAGGAGCCCGAGGATGAGAACCCGGCGCGgagcggcggtggcggcggcagcgACGAGgttcctctccccacccttccctccgACCCCTCGCGGCCCCCCGATCCCTCCCCGCGGCGCAGCCGTGCCCCCCGCCGCCGACCCCGGCCGCGGCCGCAGACCCGGCTCCGTACCCCGCCGCAGCCTAGGCCacggcccccgccccggccccggccccggcgcgGCCCTGGGGGCGGATGCCTGGATGTGGATTTCGCTGTGGGTCCACCAGGCTGTTCCCACGTGAACAGCTTTAAGGTGGGAGAGAACTGGAGGCAGGAACTGCGGGTGATCTACCAGTGCTTCGTGTGGTGTGGAACCCCAGAGACCAGGAAAAGCAAGGCAAAGTCGTGCATCTGCCATGTGTGCGGCACCCATTTgaacagactccactcttgccTTTCCTGTGTCTTCTTTGGCTGTTTCACAGAGAAACACATTCATGAGCACGCTGAGACAAAACAACACAACTTAGCTGTAGACCTTTATTACGGAGGTATATACTGCTTTATGTGTAAGGATTATGTATATGACAAAGACATTGAGCAAATTGCCAAAGAAGAGCAAGGGGAAGCTTTGAAATTACAAGCTTCCACCTCAACCGAGGTTTCTCACCAGCAGTGTTCCATGCCAGGCCTCAGTGAGAAATATCCAACCTGGGAGACAACCAAACCCGAGTTAGAACTGCTGGGCCACAACCCAAGGAGAAGAAGAATTACCTCCAGCTTTACCATCGGTTTAAGAGGACTAATCAATCTTGGCAACACGTGCTTTATGAACTGCATCGTCCAGGCCCTTACCCACACTCCGATCCTGAGAGATTTCTTCCTCTCCGACAGGCACAGATGTGAAATGCCAAGTCCCGAGTTGTGTCTGGTCTGTGAGATGTCTTCGCTTTTTCGGGAGTTGTATTCTGGAAATCCATCTCCTCACGTTCCCTATAAATTACTGCACCTGGTGTGGATACACGCACGGCATTTAGCAGGGTACAGGCAACAGGATGCCCATGAGTTCCTCATCGCAGCGTTAGATGTCCTGCACAGGCACTGCAAAGGTGATGATGCCGGGAAGGCAGCCAACAATCCCAACCACTGTAACTGCATCATTGACCAAATCTTCACAGGTGGCCTGCAATCTGATGTTACCTGTCAAGCCTGCCATGGTGTCTCCACCACGATAGACCCATGCTGGGACATCAGTTTGGACTTGCCTGGCTCTTGCACCTCCTTCTGGCCTATGAGCCCAGGGAGGGAGAGCAGTGTGAATGGGGAAAGCCACATACCAGGAATCACCACCCTCACGGACTGCCTGCGAAGGTTTACGAGGCCAGAGCACTTAGGAAGCAGTGCCAAAATCAAGTGCGGTAGTTGCCAAAGCTACCAGGAATCTACCAAACAGCTCACAATGAATAAATTACCTGTCGTTGCCTGTTTTCATTTCAAACGGTTTGAACACTCAGCCAAACAGAGGCGCAAGATCACTACATACATATCCTTTCCGCTGGAGCTGGATATGACACCGTTCATGGCCTCGAGTAAAGAGAGCAGAATGAATGGACAGTTGCAGCTGCCAACCAATAGTGGAAACGACGAGAATAAGTATTCCTTGTTTGCTGTGGTTAATCACCAAGGAACCTTGGAGAGTGGCCACTACACCAGCTTCATCCGGCACCACAAGGACCAGTGGTTCAAGTGTGATGATGCCGTCATCACCAAGGCCAGTATTAAGGACGTTCTGGACAGTGAAGGGTATTTACTGTTCTATCACAAACAGGTCCTGGAACATGAGTCAGAAAAAGTGAAAGAAGTGAATACACAAGCCTACTGA